A region of the Microcystis aeruginosa FD4 genome:
TGGACCTTTTAATCTTTTTTCGCCATGATGCACAAAAACCGCCAGGGTGGGAGCGAATTTTCTTAACTCATGTTCCCAGTTATTGACCACAGAAGTGGGAGCAACCACTAACACGGGATTAACTAACATATCCTCTTCTTTTAATGCTAGTAAAAAAGCGATTAGTTGCGGGGTTTTTCCTAAACCCATATCATCGGCCAAACAAGCACCTAAACCCCACTTTTCTAGGAAAGCTAACCAACTAACTCCCTTGAGTTGATAGGGACGTAATTCCCCCCGAAATTCCCTAGGTGGGTGGATTAATTGAATCCCTTGATTGTTATTTAAATTATCAATTAATTCCTTTAATGCTCCCTCCGCTTGGAAATTGACTACCGGCAGTTTAGCAATTAGATTATTATCTCCTGAACTCAAGCGCAGAGCATCTTCCACCGAGAGATTCAGGGGAGCGATGGTATTATTTAAAATTCCCTGAGCTGCTTTAACATCGCTAGGTTGTAGGATTAACCATTTGCCCCCCACTTCCACCACTGGCGATTTTTTCTCTAATAACTTATCAAAATCTTTTTTCGATATTTCCTGTTCCCCTACCACTAATTTAAGCTGAAAGTTTAACAAACTGGTTAAACTTAATCTTTCTCCTTTTTTGGGAGTTACACTGGCAGCAATCTTAATTCCTAATCTTTGTTCATTACTACCAGCAGTTAAACCCCTTGGCAAAATTACCCCTAATCCCTGCTCTTGCAATTGCCAAGCGATCGAGCGAATAAACTGATAAACTTCGAGCGAATCAAGAGAACATTCCTCTGGGTGTCTCTGCTCTAAACTAATTCTAATCGGTTCGTACAATCGCGCTGCTAATCCCAATCCTTTTAAGAGAATTTCCTGGGGATTATTGACAACTCTTTGATAACTATGATAACTTTCTTTCCCCTCTAACCAAATCAACTTGGCACTAATGAGAAATTCGGGATCATCTAACGCTTGTAAATAATAGGTGAGTTTCCACGCTGTACCTAAACTGGGAGGTTGTAAACATAAACAAACACGGTATTGATTCTCGATTAATTGGCGATTATTGCCATTAACTAAACTTTCTTGGATAGGAAACACCCAGTTATTATAAGCATTTTCTAGACGCTGTAAATTCTTGGCTTCTAAAGCAATGTCATGATGATCACCGCTTAAAGATTGTAGCCATGGTTTCACCATCAATGACGGCGAAATATTAACAGTACTATCTATTTTTTGTCGTAAACGAGCATCGACAATATTTTTTAAGCAATCGAGAATAATTGTTTGTGGTTCGCTATTTTCTTGATAGGCAAGACAAACCGGGGGGATGGTTTGGATAAACTTAGCTAAACGAGTGCGATCGATGGTACTATCTAGCAGCGGATACCAGCAACTTTCACCTTGATTTATTCCTGCTAAAAATTTCCCCCTTGCTAATAAATCTAAACTCCAACGGTGCAAATACAGCCAAAATCGTAGATCATTGCCGATAAATTCGGCCTTAGCTAGGGGTAATTTCTCCCATAACTGTACTATCATCCCCGCAGAAAAAGTTAATCCCGATACCTGCCATGGTTGCCAAGACAAGGATTTAGGTGTGGGTTCGAGAATTTGCCCCGACAGCAGCGGTAAAAAATATTTTTTTCTTGGGGGAGAATAACTAGGCAGACTGAGCTTGATTGATTCTGGAGAATAGCGGTCAAGCTGAGGGGAAAATTTATCGATAAATTGGGCTAATTGCCCTGATTCTAGACAAAAAGGATGATTTTCCTTGGTTTCACTTAATTCTTTCCCTTGCCACTGTTCACCCCAAAGAAAAAAAACACTATCCTGCGGACGAATCAGCCAATTACCGTGTAGAGTAGTCATTATGAAATAGGGAAATTCCTCTAAAAAACTTGCTGTTGAAAAGGCAAAAAATCTCGATTTTGTCGCTGCTTCTGACGTTAAGAGCCTCTAATCTTCTATTTTAGTGGACAAGGGCTGATTTCTCAAGCAAAATCTAGTTCAGCGATTAGCCCCGATCGAATGGTTATTATCAGTACTAATAAATAGAGTTATTTTTAAACTATGTACAAATCGATCGCCCTAACCCTCGTCCTCAGTCTTCCCCTTAACTTGTCCCTAGTGGGTTATGGGGAAGATTTAAACCACCTACAGCAATTATTATCCACCCGAAAATGTCCCCAATGCGATCTGAGCGGTTCGGGGTTGGTGCAATCGAATCTAACCGGGGCAAAATTAAATGGGGCCAATCTCGTCGGTGCTAATCTTAGTCAAGCTAATTTAAGTGGGGCGGATCTGAGGGGTGCCAATTTAACCGGTGCTTCTTTCTTTGGTGCTAATCTCACTGGAGCGAACTTAAGCGGGGCAATCTTGACGGGTGCGGATTTAAGAGGCGCTTATCTCAATAATGCTAACCTCGAAAACACCAAACTAGACACTGCATACGTGCAGGGTGCGGTGGGAATTCCCAGTAGTGCCGGTACTCCTGAACTATTCTACGGTCTAGGGATGGTGGAAGGAAAACAGGGACGCACCAGCGCCGCTGTAGAAAATTTTAATAAGGCCTTGACAATTAACTCGGAATATGCTCCAGCTTATCTGGCCCGGGCCATGGCTCACTATCGTCTGGGACAAAATGCTCTAGCGGCCCAGGACGCTCAAATGGCTTCGACCCTCTTTGAACAGCAAGGTAACACCCCCGGTTACGAAGCAGCAGAGAATTTTATTAAAGGCATGGAAATCGCCCTAAAACCGAAAGAACAAGGTGGTGGCAACGCTCAATTAGACCAAATGGTGCAGGGGATTGGTTCTCTGCTCTTACAGTTCGTTTTACCCGCTTTGGGACTGTTTTAGTCCTCGTCCGCTGGCTCTTCTAAATGTTCCGAGACCGCGTAATAAAGGTCAAGGACATGATGATCGGCAAGACGATAAAAGACTCTTCGTCCCTGTTTTTGGTATTTAACTAATCTTAAGGCTCTTAGGGTTCTTAACTGGTGCGATACGGCTGATTCACTCATCCCTAAATCGTCGGCTAAGTCGCAAACACATAATTCTTGTTTGGCTAAAAGCGACAAAATTCTCAGGCGGTTGGCATCCCCCAAAAGGCTGAAAAATTCGGCCATTTTTTGGGCTTTTTCTAGTTCTAATCCCTGCAAGTGCTGGAATTTCCCCTCTTGGTGATGGGATTCCCCACAAACCGGTGCTATTTTCTCTATGGCCATGTTTTTTCCCGATCGGTTTTAAGGAAAAGTTGAGAAAGGGAGGTATCGATCGAATTTTCAATGCCGATACTTGTCCCTTTCTCCTCAATAACTAAATTTAACCGCAACCACAGCCTTTGTGTCCACAGCCTTTTTCGTTAACGTGACCATCGGCACAAGCTTGGCAACAGTAGTATTGATCGTTTTTTTCGATGGCATCGGCGATCGATACTACACACAAACAGGATTCACAAGCACATTTCATGGTGGTGACAGCGATCATGGTTACTACCTCTGAACTTCTTTACTGACTTTAGTATAACATCTGAACAGATGTTCATGGATTGAACAAAGTTAAATTTTTCTAAAACTCAGACGGGAAAGTTATACTAAATCTGGTTATTAAAGACTGATTATTCATTCCCCTTTTTGCATGAGTGCATGAGTAGAAAACGGGTTTCTCCGAGAAACCCGTTTTCTGTGCGTTACTCAACGGATTTAGTATTAGAGCAGTCATCTCAAGGGTGAGGTGGGAAGTTCTCCTTGATCAGTGATCAGTTATCAGTGATCAGTTATCAGTGGGTAAGTTAACAGTTATCAGATGTGAGTTTTTAAGTGTGCAGTATTAAACAGGGTCTGCTGAAAAAGTTTATTGGTGGGTTTAGGAGTCAGTAGCCGGTAGTCGGTCGTCGGTCGGGGAAGTCAGAATAACAGAATGACCTCGCAGGTCTGGAAGCGGAACCCTCCGAAATCGAAGAGCGAAAGTGTAAGGGTTTTGAGTCCTTCGGATCGATTTCTCAAGGTTTGTTTATTGCACTTTTTTGGCTAAAAAAGTCCCAAAACCGTTTTCTAGCAAGGCTTCCAGTAATTTTTAGCAAACGCTATATAATATAATCTAAGGTAGAAAAAAGTTAAATACCGACTAAACCGCCCAATCATAACAACTGAGCCGACAAATTCTGATGTTATTAGCATTAAAACAACTAACTGTTACCCCAGGCGATCGCCTGTTGTTAACTTCACTCACTTGGCAAGACTATGAAAAAATTCTTGACGAATTGGGAGAGCGACGGTCAATTCGTCTATCTTATAGTCAGGGAACTTTAGAAGCAATGACTCCTCTTTTTATTCATGAAAATACCAAAGTTTTAATCGGGGATTTGGTTAAAGTTCTCCTGGATGAATTAGGGTTAGACTATGAACCCGCTGGATCGACAACCTTTAAAAATCAGCAAATGGATCAAGGAATAGAACCAGATGAGTCTTTTTATATAGAAAATTGTAACGCTATTCGGGGGAAAATGCGCCTTGATTTGGCGATTGATCCCCCTCCCGATTTAGCAATTGAGATTGATATTACTAAGCGAACCCGATTTAATAATTATCAGCGATTGGGTGTTCCTGAATTGTGGCGATATAATGGAGAGAGACTGGAAATCAATGTTTTGCAAGGATCAGAATATGTTGAATCTTGCCAAAGCCGACTATTTTCTCAATTTAATCTAATAGAAAAAATTCCAGAAACGCTACAAAATAGTCAAAAAATAGGTAGTGCCATGGCATTAAAACAATTCCGAATTTGGGTCAAGCAAACGCTTAATCCCTAACTTCAAATGGACAACGAAGTCAGGGAACTTTTGCCGATGATAATTTAGGGGTTACAGTTTTCGCTTTAAAGCCGCACCTATTCCTAATACTCCTAAACTCAGTATTCCTAGAATTGATGAGGGTTCGGGAACGGAACTAACAGGAGGTGATGATGGAGATACGAGAAAAACGTTGTCTATTGTGGTAGTATCAGTTCCAAATTGAAAGTCACCATTAAATTCTAGAGAAGTTAAGTTGGCAAGAACTACTTGAATTTCTGCATTAGTGGCAGGCACAAAGGTCGAGTTGTCTGGAAGAATATTAAACCACACATTTTGATTGGTATTACTAAGAGCCAAACTATAGGTTTCCCATTGATTAGGATTTGGAGTCGAAATGAATGATGCAAGAGTCAATCCTGCACCTCTCAAAAATGCACCATAACCTCCAGGGATAATAAAGGAAGTTGTAAGATCGAAACTTAGGCTTCCATTAAGGAAAGTAGACTTATCTCCTAAAAATTTAGAAGGAGCAATAAAGGTTAAATCGTTCGCCGAAAAATCGGAAGCTGCAATATATCCTCCTGGATTGCCACCAGTAGCAAAATAGGTAAGGTTAGCAGGGGTACTGGGAGGATTATTACTTGCTGAGTTTTGATAATAAACTGTTGTCCACCCTTCGGCATCTGTATCAAATGTGCTACTAACAGTTGCAGCTTGAACAGGTACAATCACGAAGGTACTAACAGCTAAAACAGAGGAAGCGATCGCAACTTTTAATAAGTTTTTCTTACCTCCCCCGCAAAATCAATCAGTTTTACTAATGTCATGATTGAAAAGCCTCCGGAGAATTAGATTTGAGTGATTGTTTAGGGACTTGCGTGGGAATAATATCCCCAGCTTTGAAAATCGCTCTGTAGAAGAATCAGACTAGCCAGATGGCACATTATCAAAGCGCAAGTCCCTTATTGGAAGGGGGTTCTCGAAGGCTCTCCCCCTACTTAGGGTGATCAGCAAACCCCCTCCGCGCGGAGGGCGCAAGCTTTGCGCCCCTACAGTAACGGATTTTGTCCACAATGTAGGGGCGAACTGCGTTCGCCCAAAAGGTACATTATCAAAGCGCAAGTCCCTTAGTTGTATAGTAGTATAGTAATGAAGCTTTCTGGATTGCTCAGGGGAAATTTAAGGAAGTCTTTGGGATCGCTTTAGGAAAGTTAATCATTGGATAAAATCAATGCTAGGGAATATTTAAGGATTTTTTGAGGGCAGTTTGAACTTGGTTTAGGATGTCTGAGGGTAAAATGCCTAGTTTAGGATTGAAAAACGGACTGGTTGACCGTCGCAATCTTGTCAGTTCTGATTACAGAGGTCTTCGAGGTCTTCTAAGAGAGAAATTTGTTCTGAGAGGGGAAGTTGATAGACTAGGGTTTTGATTTCTTCAAGGGTTAGGGTGGAAATCATAAGACTCTGGGGTTGTCGAGATATACATTTATGTCAAGCAAACGCTTAATCCCTGACTTCAAATGGACAACGAAGTCAGGGAACTTTTGCCGATGATAATTTAGGGGTTACAGTTTTCGGTTTAAGGCTGCACCTATTCCTATTGATCAGTCATCAGTGATCAGATGTGAATTTTTAAGTGTGCAGTATTAAATAGAAGTTTCCTACTGTCTTTTTACTGATTACTGCTCACTGTTTACTGCTCACTGATTACTGTTTACTGCTCACTGATTACTGTTTTTAGACGCGGAACGGACTACCAGCGATCGCCAGCCTCATAAATTGTTAAACGTCCGGCCCCTAGATATAATCCAGGGGAATTCTCCCCGGGGGGATAAGCAGTAATTCCAAACTGATAGACACCACCATAATCAGGATTTCGTACTGGTTTCAGACCGATGGAAACGGTATTACCGGGGGGAACAGGAGGATCAAAAATGACCGTGATCGTCTGAGTATTGGGGTCAAAAGTGGTGGATTTTAGGGTTAATTTTTCGCCTCGCTGATTGCGATCGCCAAGAAAAGCAAAGGTTTGATCGACCAGAAAAGCAATAGTTTGAATATTAGGCTGCTGTTGTAGGGTTACTTTGCCCAAGGGCGCCCCGAGAGACGGCGGCAGAGCGATGGTAAGATAGTATTTTGCTCCCCAAGCACGCACGGATTGGAAAGTAGCGAAGAAATTAACCAGAGTGGGAGAGCTATCAAAAAATACTCTGCCATCGGGAAATTGTCCTGCGAGGGAAACAGAAGCATCAAAAGCGAGTATAGCAATCAAAGCGAGTTTAGATAGACTTTCAGTCTGTTTTAAAGGCAAAAAAGGAATTTTCAAGGTAAAAGCTACAATAAAATATTGATTGTCAAGGGGAATTATAGCAAATTCACTTAACCCTAAACCGCTGCCAAAAGTCAAAAAGCCTTGATTATTTATCATTGCCACTTTTAACAGTTCTTCGGTAGGTAGTATGCTAGGGACTCTTTGCTTATCCTGAAAACCCTATGTGTCAAGTCCGGTATTTGTGATTGCATAACAAGTACCGAAGAGCCGAAATTTTCAATCCCTGCCTAATTATTGAAGTTTTATCCCCTTCCACCTCCGGTTATGATCGGGGTGATCAATTTCGTTATCATCGTTCTATACCCCAATTAAACCAATATCTTCTCGTCAGTCAAGGGGAGATACGAATAGAATCCTATAGGCAAACATCAGAAAATCATTAAAAGGGAATTATCTCCCTAGATTCTTTAGGAATTAGCTTAAATCTTGCCGATATTTACGAAGAAATTCATTTTAATTGAGGAATAATTTATGAATGATAACCTTTTTTCTGTGATCTAGGTTATAATCGGGAGGATTAAAAATTCTGTGACAGAGAAAATGCTAACTCGATCTCCTACCAAAACCCTCAGCTTAGAAGAATATCGTAATTTAGAAACTAGAGCAGAAACTAAACACGAATATCACGACGGGGAAATTATCGAGATGACAGGGGGAAGCATCAATCATAATCGACTGGTACGCAATTTAATTCGCTTGTTAGACAATGCTTTAAGGAAAACTATTTATGAAGTCTTTCCCAGTGATTTGCGACTATGGATACCCCAATATAATCGCGGTTTATACCCAGATTTAATGATTATTGCCGGGGAACCATTATTTAGTGATAATCGCAACGATGAAATTTTAAATCCCTGTCTGATTATCGAAGTTTTATCCCCTTCCACCTCCAGTTATGATCGGGGTGATAAATTTCGTTATTATCGTTCTATACCCCAATTAAACCAATATCTTCTCGTCAGTCAAGGGGAGATATTAATAGAATCCTATAGCAAAACCTCAGAAAATAATTGGTTGCTGCAAGAATACACCCTAGCAAGGGGAATTATCTCCCTAGATTCTTTAGGAATTAGCTTAAATGTTGTCGATATTTACGAAGGAGTCGATTTTAATCTCAACTCCTAACTTTAGCTATCTTTTAAGAAGACGTACTAAAAATAATTTTACCGTCTTTTACCGCCACTAAACGCAAAGTTAAAGGTCCAGATGTATTAGTTTTACTAGCAGCAACTGCCTCAAGTGTCTCGATAGAATTACCCGACTTTTTCACTTGACCGATAAAGTTAACTACCGTAGTTAATAAACCATCTTCCACTTGAATTGACCCTAAAACTCCCGCACTTCTAGCGCGAAATTGAGCCGAAGCTAAAAGTAAATCTAAGCGCTTTTGTAGGTCTTCTTCTGTCATATTTTGGGGATCAATGGAAACGGCAGCGATCACCTGTTTCTCCTCAAAAACTCGTTGAT
Encoded here:
- a CDS encoding DEAD/DEAH box helicase, producing MTTLHGNWLIRPQDSVFFLWGEQWQGKELSETKENHPFCLESGQLAQFIDKFSPQLDRYSPESIKLSLPSYSPPRKKYFLPLLSGQILEPTPKSLSWQPWQVSGLTFSAGMIVQLWEKLPLAKAEFIGNDLRFWLYLHRWSLDLLARGKFLAGINQGESCWYPLLDSTIDRTRLAKFIQTIPPVCLAYQENSEPQTIILDCLKNIVDARLRQKIDSTVNISPSLMVKPWLQSLSGDHHDIALEAKNLQRLENAYNNWVFPIQESLVNGNNRQLIENQYRVCLCLQPPSLGTAWKLTYYLQALDDPEFLISAKLIWLEGKESYHSYQRVVNNPQEILLKGLGLAARLYEPIRISLEQRHPEECSLDSLEVYQFIRSIAWQLQEQGLGVILPRGLTAGSNEQRLGIKIAASVTPKKGERLSLTSLLNFQLKLVVGEQEISKKDFDKLLEKKSPVVEVGGKWLILQPSDVKAAQGILNNTIAPLNLSVEDALRLSSGDNNLIAKLPVVNFQAEGALKELIDNLNNNQGIQLIHPPREFRGELRPYQLKGVSWLAFLEKWGLGACLADDMGLGKTPQLIAFLLALKEEDMLVNPVLVVAPTSVVNNWEHELRKFAPTLAVFVHHGEKRLKGPAFAQEVKNKSVVITSYPLIYRDLSTLEAVQWQGLVLDEAQNIKNSASKQSQAVRKIPAGFRIALTGTPVENRLTELWSILDFLNPNFLGTQAFFQRRFALPIEKYGDQESLHNLRSLVRPFILRRLKTDKTIIEDLPEKQEMNVLCGLSKEQGQLYQQLVETTLQKIEETQGIQRHGLILTLLMQLKQICNHPAHFLKENSLETSQRSGKLLRLEAMVEEVIAEGDRALIFTQFAEWGKLLQTHLHQKLAEEILFLSGSTKTKDRVEMIERFQNDPQGPKIFILSLKAGGTGLNLTRANHVFHIDRWWNPAVENQATDRAFRIGQKRNVQVHKFICTGTLEERINEMIESKKQLAEQTVDAGENWLTELDTDRLRDLLLLDRSAIIDEEETD
- a CDS encoding pentapeptide repeat-containing protein, whose amino-acid sequence is MYKSIALTLVLSLPLNLSLVGYGEDLNHLQQLLSTRKCPQCDLSGSGLVQSNLTGAKLNGANLVGANLSQANLSGADLRGANLTGASFFGANLTGANLSGAILTGADLRGAYLNNANLENTKLDTAYVQGAVGIPSSAGTPELFYGLGMVEGKQGRTSAAVENFNKALTINSEYAPAYLARAMAHYRLGQNALAAQDAQMASTLFEQQGNTPGYEAAENFIKGMEIALKPKEQGGGNAQLDQMVQGIGSLLLQFVLPALGLF
- a CDS encoding ArsR/SmtB family transcription factor; protein product: MAIEKIAPVCGESHHQEGKFQHLQGLELEKAQKMAEFFSLLGDANRLRILSLLAKQELCVCDLADDLGMSESAVSHQLRTLRALRLVKYQKQGRRVFYRLADHHVLDLYYAVSEHLEEPADED
- a CDS encoding metallothionein, producing MIAVTTMKCACESCLCVVSIADAIEKNDQYYCCQACADGHVNEKGCGHKGCGCG
- a CDS encoding Uma2 family endonuclease — translated: MLLALKQLTVTPGDRLLLTSLTWQDYEKILDELGERRSIRLSYSQGTLEAMTPLFIHENTKVLIGDLVKVLLDELGLDYEPAGSTTFKNQQMDQGIEPDESFYIENCNAIRGKMRLDLAIDPPPDLAIEIDITKRTRFNNYQRLGVPELWRYNGERLEINVLQGSEYVESCQSRLFSQFNLIEKIPETLQNSQKIGSAMALKQFRIWVKQTLNP
- a CDS encoding PEP-CTERM sorting domain-containing protein, which codes for MIVPVQAATVSSTFDTDAEGWTTVYYQNSASNNPPSTPANLTYFATGGNPGGYIAASDFSANDLTFIAPSKFLGDKSTFLNGSLSFDLTTSFIIPGGYGAFLRGAGLTLASFISTPNPNQWETYSLALSNTNQNVWFNILPDNSTFVPATNAEIQVVLANLTSLEFNGDFQFGTDTTTIDNVFLVSPSSPPVSSVPEPSSILGILSLGVLGIGAALKRKL
- a CDS encoding DUF2808 domain-containing protein; this translates as MKIPFLPLKQTESLSKLALIAILAFDASVSLAGQFPDGRVFFDSSPTLVNFFATFQSVRAWGAKYYLTIALPPSLGAPLGKVTLQQQPNIQTIAFLVDQTFAFLGDRNQRGEKLTLKSTTFDPNTQTITVIFDPPVPPGNTVSIGLKPVRNPDYGGVYQFGITAYPPGENSPGLYLGAGRLTIYEAGDRW
- a CDS encoding Uma2 family endonuclease, producing the protein MLTRSPTKTLSLEEYRNLETRAETKHEYHDGEIIEMTGGSINHNRLVRNLIRLLDNALRKTIYEVFPSDLRLWIPQYNRGLYPDLMIIAGEPLFSDNRNDEILNPCLIIEVLSPSTSSYDRGDKFRYYRSIPQLNQYLLVSQGEILIESYSKTSENNWLLQEYTLARGIISLDSLGISLNVVDIYEGVDFNLNS